A genome region from Candidatus Parcubacteria bacterium includes the following:
- a CDS encoding rod shape-determining protein: MFIKKIGIDLGTCNSLVFLPRQGIVLQEPSVVAVSLDENRILAVGEEAKEMTGRTPDTIRVYRPLKDGVIADFRVTQAMLAYFIKKTAGSFRFLKPELMISVPAGVTSTEKRAVIEAGMNAGAKAVYVAKEPILAAIGAGIPINSCSGNLILDIGGGTSEVATISLGGIVNSSSMRVAGDKMNTAISDYIKKKYNLAVGEQTAEEIKMKIGTALPEKEQKYLEIRGRDLVLGLPRTIKISSNEVCNATFSVLEEIIQVVKLVLRDTPPEISADIMDKGMIVSGGGALLRNIDELITQNIGIPCFIAEEPLLCVAKGTGVVLENLDVYKKSIMSKK, translated from the coding sequence GTGTTTATAAAAAAAATCGGTATTGACTTAGGAACATGCAATTCATTGGTTTTCTTGCCAAGGCAAGGTATTGTTTTGCAAGAGCCGTCAGTGGTTGCTGTTTCTCTTGATGAAAATAGAATTTTAGCTGTAGGCGAGGAAGCCAAAGAAATGACTGGGCGCACCCCTGATACAATTAGAGTTTATCGCCCTTTGAAAGATGGCGTTATTGCTGATTTTCGGGTAACACAGGCAATGCTCGCATATTTTATCAAAAAAACAGCAGGTTCTTTCAGATTTCTAAAACCAGAATTAATGATTTCTGTGCCAGCAGGAGTTACTTCCACTGAGAAAAGAGCTGTAATTGAGGCAGGTATGAATGCTGGCGCAAAAGCAGTTTATGTAGCTAAAGAACCGATTTTAGCAGCTATTGGCGCCGGTATTCCAATAAATTCCTGCTCTGGCAACTTAATTTTAGATATAGGAGGAGGAACTTCTGAAGTTGCAACTATTTCTTTAGGCGGGATTGTTAATTCTTCTTCAATGAGAGTGGCAGGCGATAAGATGAATACAGCTATATCTGATTATATTAAAAAGAAATATAATTTAGCAGTAGGAGAGCAGACTGCTGAAGAAATAAAAATGAAAATTGGCACTGCCTTGCCGGAAAAAGAACAAAAATATTTAGAAATCCGCGGCAGGGATTTAGTATTAGGCCTTCCTCGGACTATTAAAATTTCCTCAAATGAAGTTTGCAATGCCACTTTCAGTGTTTTAGAAGAAATAATTCAAGTAGTCAAATTAGTTTTAAGGGATACGCCGCCAGAGATTTCAGCTGATATTATGGATAAAGGAATGATTGTTTCTGGAGGCGGAGCTCTTTTAAGAAACATTGACGAGCTTATTACTCAAAATATAGGTATTCCTTGTTTTATAGCAGAAGAACCGTTATTGTGTGTAGCTAAAGGCACTGGAGTAGTGCTTGAGAATTTAGACGTTTATAAAAAGAGCATAATGAGCAAGAAGTAA
- the murA gene encoding UDP-N-acetylglucosamine 1-carboxyvinyltransferase has translation MPEKFIIQGGKPLNGEVEIEGYKNSAGAVLAASLLTKEEVIIDNLPLMEDVFTMIDILKDMGVRVDWIDKRKIRIKAEQVDISKLDPEKIYKTRVSVLLIGPLLVRFRDFKFFRPGGDRIGLRPITTHLEALKRFGVQIEERENFYDFKSENLFPAEIILKEFSVTATENVMMAASLLDGETTIKGAACEPQVQDLGEMLQKMGAEIQGLGSHTIIIKGKEKLNGASHKIIPDPIVTATFIIAGCMTPGQVVLKNIRLDHLDLFLDKLEEIGVRFKKGNNSITVDYSPDLKPARIQTFFYPGFPTDFLPFTSVLSTQANGKTLIHDPLYESRFSYLEELKKMGADIEIVDPHRAIIFGKTPLHGLNIESWDIRGGASLIIAGLLAKGTTTINNIYQIDRGYERIEERLQKLGADIKRVRV, from the coding sequence ATGCCAGAGAAATTTATTATTCAAGGCGGGAAACCGTTAAACGGCGAAGTAGAAATTGAGGGATATAAAAACTCTGCTGGAGCAGTTTTAGCTGCTTCTCTTTTGACTAAAGAAGAAGTCATTATTGATAATCTTCCTTTAATGGAAGATGTTTTTACAATGATTGATATTTTAAAAGATATGGGAGTGCGAGTAGATTGGATTGATAAAAGAAAAATAAGAATAAAGGCAGAACAAGTGGATATCAGTAAATTAGATCCAGAAAAAATTTATAAAACAAGAGTTTCAGTTCTTCTAATAGGGCCTTTATTGGTTCGTTTTAGAGATTTTAAATTCTTTCGTCCTGGCGGTGATAGGATTGGTTTAAGGCCTATTACTACTCATTTAGAAGCTTTAAAAAGATTTGGCGTTCAGATTGAAGAAAGAGAAAATTTTTATGATTTTAAATCAGAAAATCTTTTTCCTGCAGAGATTATTTTAAAAGAATTTAGTGTTACAGCTACAGAAAATGTGATGATGGCTGCTTCTTTATTAGATGGTGAAACGACTATTAAAGGCGCAGCTTGCGAGCCGCAAGTCCAGGATTTGGGAGAAATGCTTCAAAAAATGGGAGCGGAAATTCAAGGATTAGGATCGCATACAATTATTATTAAGGGCAAAGAAAAGTTGAATGGTGCTTCACATAAAATTATTCCTGATCCAATAGTAACAGCAACTTTTATAATAGCTGGCTGCATGACTCCCGGTCAAGTTGTTTTAAAAAATATTCGGCTTGATCACTTAGATCTTTTTTTAGATAAATTAGAAGAGATAGGAGTGAGGTTCAAAAAAGGAAATAATTCTATTACTGTTGACTATTCTCCTGATTTGAAGCCGGCGAGAATTCAGACATTTTTCTATCCTGGATTTCCTACTGATTTTTTGCCTTTTACTTCTGTTTTGTCAACTCAAGCGAATGGCAAAACTCTAATCCATGATCCTTTATATGAATCCCGTTTTAGTTATCTTGAAGAATTAAAAAAAATGGGAGCAGATATTGAAATAGTTGATCCTCATCGAGCTATTATTTTCGGCAAGACGCCATTGCATGGTTTGAATATTGAAAGCTGGGATATTAGAGGAGGCGCTTCTTTGATTATTGCTGGACTTTTAGCTAAAGGCACTACAACTATAAATAATATTTATCAAATTGACAGAGGATACGAACGGATTGAAGAACGACTACAGAAGTTAGGGGCGGACATCAAAAGAGTGAGGGTTTAA